ggCTGTCTGAAGGGTGTGCGGGTgttgggaggagggggggagtGTTGCTTTAGCACACACCGACTTCCTGCTAGGCTGTATTTTTAGCAAGGCCAACCCCTGATAACCAAGAGATTCAAGCAAAACTGTAAGTAAGTAAGTGTGCCTcgaaaagaaagaaaaaaaaaaagatgctgggTATGGAGGAaggtgggggaggagaggatggCACAGGCAAAAGCTGGTACTGGTGCACAAACAGGGCTGGTTTTAGGAGGGGGGCAGATCTCATGCTATTGCCACAGCCCATGAAAGCTGGGGCTTGTTGCTGGCAGGTGGGTGCTTGGTGTTGGCTAAAACGAGAGGAGAGGGCaaagggagggctgggagggaaggtGCTTggccccctgcagcccccaacCTTCCCACGCACACGCCTGCCCCCCGGCTGTTAACAGCACCCTGCTAACAACCGGCTCTCACCTCACCCCCGCCACCTCCCCTCCCACGCCAGAGCCTGGGAAAAACCAGCCCCGAGGTGCCAAGCCCCGCCAGAgccttttggggaggggaaggaggagaggaccCTCAAGCCCTGGGATGCAAATGGCCAGCAGATCCTGGTACCCGTGGGAAAAGAGAGGGATGCAGGCGCAATCCACCCTAGGTGCATCCCCGAGAGCTTTGTTAGAGGCGACAACATCCGTGGGGGGAACGAGGGGTGTTCAGCGCAGCCCGTCCATAAAGAGACGCTGGAGCCCAGGACCAGGTGACTGTGGTCAGCAAAAAAACTGCTTTATTGGTGACAGCTCCCACGGGAAGCCCATGGCAGCGATCGTGTTCAAGTCCCTGAGAACATGCTGTCCATACTGGTTCCCCATCCCACATCTATTGCTTTAAACACAACCTAGTTACAAAAAGCACAGAGTGACATTCCAGATACTGGAACATATAAATTAAGGTAAGTGATAGTTACAAGACATcgcaagtttttttttctttcttaaacagaTTATCagaaggttggggttttttttccgatccacagaaaatgtataaaaagcattttaaaatctacatATTTCTCAATgcgttttgtttttcttttaaaaaaaggcacagtaaaaaaaatactggcGCAATAACATATTTACAACGCACCCATTATGGGCTATTTTCACTCAGCTTTGGGTTGGAAATGTTCAGCTCCGGCTCAGCCCGCTTACCCCaggggcgcgggggggctggcggcagcaggcagggtggTCACgggggggggatgtggggtccctctccctccccagctaaatccctccccagctccccagcagggAGAGAGCAACGGCCAGGCTGGGAAACgctgcctgcccatggcaggtGCCCAGCCGGCCAGGTGCCTCTCGGGTGCTCCGgccaccccagcagcacccacagccaGGCCAGGGCTGGAGGATGCTCCAGCCCCATAGCACAGGGGGGGACACCCATGCCACCCCCGGCCGGACCTTGAAGTGCTCCTTTGCAAAGGTGCGGGGCTGCCCGGAAAAagccctcctcccacccccccgTATTTATAGAAAGTCTTTACATTAGTCTCTATAAATAGTGCATAGATCGATGCTGCCGGCAACAATTCAGCCAGATGGGGGGAGCTCCAGGAAACAGAGCTAACACCAACGCCGGCTCGCAGCCCACCCTACCGTCTCCCTCCAGTGCGGCCGTCGAGCACCCAGCACCTTTGCAGCACCCTGGAGCAGTGTTTGCCATGGCCGGGAggcttcccctgcctgccttctgcctgccctctgcctgcctgccgaGCCAGGGAGCAAAACTCGCCGGTGACCCTTCATCTGAATCAGGAGCCGGAGCTTCGCTGCTGAGATTTtggggctgggagagaggaTGGGGCGGGTGAGGAGTTacaggagcagggtgggggtTAGAGGCGAGGCGGGGAGgcacacaccaaaaaaattaacatttgaaacaaaaaaaaaataaaaggagaagcAAGCCCGGGAGAGGCAGAGCCGTGCAGCGCTGTGGTCGCTCCCCACGCATGGCGTGGGGCCCACCAGCGCCACGAGGGTGCCCAACAGTTAAGTGCTCAGGACCCGTCCCTCTCCACTGTCCCAGCCGGAGCAGGCAGCGGGCACGGGCAgccgggcaggcagggcaggggagaaggggcCGCACAGCAGCCTTCAGTACACACACACTGTGCAATACCACAGCAACGACGTCCGTCCGTCCATCCACCTCGCGTGAGGCCGGACCGACACACCCGCACGCAGGTCCCGCACGCCCGTCGGATACCGGGGAAATTCGGGACGAGGTTGGAGGGGACACACATCTCCTAGTAAACCACGTTGGCGGGGCACCATGGCGTGTCGGGGTACAGCAGGCAGTGCACAGAGCGAAACCTACGGAGGAGAGGAGCAACGCTGAGCGTGGGGCGGCAGTGGCTCCGCAGCACCCTGGCTTGGGGGGGGACAGGGTCCCCCCATCTCACCTGGATGGGTCCTCCTCGACGGAGAAGGCTCCCTTCATGTGGATGGAGTTGCGCTTGTTTTCGAACATGCCATAGCTTAGTGTCACCTGGGGGGGGAAGCACAAGCGGGGTCAAGCAGCTGGCGTGGTCATGAGATCAAGCAGGGGCATGGGGCAGCTGCAAAATTCACCCCACTTCCTAAAGCCTCCAGTCACACTCTGCATCACCCCACAGGCATGGGCTGATGCGGCTTTCCCCTTCcgctgatgttttggttacGGGTCAATCAATATCTTAGCCGCGATGCCCAGTTTTTAGGTGGCAACATAAAACCAGATGACAGTACCGTCCACCCCAACCCCTCCATCCAGGGCATCAGGACAGGGATACCTGTTTGTGGATCTCTGTCTTGGGCACCTGGTGGAGGTTCTCCAGGTGCGAGTGGAAGAGATTGCTCCGGATGAGCTTCACCCCCAGCACGGACTCGATGATGTAGCCAATGGTGCAGTCGTCAGGCAGGCGGATCTTCTCCGCTGTGCTCATGAAGTGGCCCCCGCTgcggggagagagagaggagctgcagaggagcaaAGCCTGGGGGGGACATGGGCACCCCATGGGGTCTGGGCTCGGCCAGTGGGCGCCCAGCTCTAGCTCTAATTAAAAGTCAATTAGACTTGGGGGAACTGAGGTCCTTCCCAGCTTGTTTCCAAGCCCCCTGCAGAAACCCCCCGCAAGGCAAAGAGAGCAAGGTGGTAGGACACGGTCCAACGTCCATCCCCAAAGATGTTGTCGCTGCTCTGACCTGCTGCGACCATGATGAGTCCCCATGGGAGAGCAACGCCAACGCTCTTACCTGGCCCATGGGCTCATCTTCAGCGCCAGCCCCCGGCTGATACAAAACCCTGCTCCGCCCGTGGCAAACCAGAAATGCACAGGGTGCTGCGAGAGAGGGGAAGCAACGGCAGTGAGACCTCCTCCTGCCAACTGGGGAGCAAACCCCAGCCCAAATTAAGCCAGCCCCAACCTCTCACCCCCCGCTCACCATCTTGTTCTCGCTGATCCTCTCCGTAGCCTGGATGGGCCGGTCCAGGCTGGGCTTCCCGATGTAGATGTCCTGTGTGTGGGGGTAGCTGGACAGCAGCTTCACCAGCATCCGCACGTTCACGTAGTTGTCATCATCCACATGGCAGAACCACCTGTGGTGGCAGCAGTGTCACGCCGGGCCAGGGCAGCTCCCCAGACCCCATGCTGACATACAGCCCCAAAAATGCGATTGGCCTCTGCCTACACCGTCCCCCCAACTCACAGCCCCGCCGTCAGCCACGGCAGCCCAGGGCACTGCTTACTTTCTGCCGGACTCGATGAACTTGTCGTACTCCACGGCCATCTTGCAGGACAGGGCCTGGCGGCTGTGGGCAGCTGAGCAGTTGGTGTTGATGACATTTCCTGCAGGAAGAGACGGGGGTCAAAGCCCAGTACCGGGGTATCCCACACCTCCCTGCTTGCTCGAACAGCGATGCTTCACCACGCACATTCCAGAGACACCAGGGGGATGGACACCCCATGGATGTCTCTGATGCTTGGTGGCCTCCATGCCACATCATTTTGGGCAAAGGATGGATTTTTTGGGGAATGGCTTTTGGATCCACGTGAGACAAGGGAAGGGATGAGCAAAGGATGCGGACGCAGCAGATGCACCAGGGTTGAGCCATATCCCATGTGCTATGCGTGATGCCACCCTACATCGCCCTGCCCATCCTGGGGCCATGTACCAGCCACCCCGGGAGCGAGAGGATGACCATGAGCTGGCTTCTCCATCCAGGACACAATAGCCAAAATCCTGCCCTATTCCCGCTGCCTTTTCCCACAACAGCCACCTGTTATTTGCTTGCCCAGCTCAAAGGCAATCGCTTCCCGGCCTGAAAAGGAGTCATTTGCATGGGGAGAATAGACCGAGCTGACCTCGGCCCTGGGGAGCGGCTGCCAGGGAAATGCTCCCATGAAACCCTGGCCATTTTACCACTCAATCCCAGCTCGCCCCAGGGAGAAACTGGTGCAAAGGCACCCACCCCGTTAGCGTGCTCCCCAGCAGCGTCATGCGGGAGATGGGCTGGGCTGACTGGGAAGGAAACCTGTCCCCAGGTGGGGCTCCTGGGCAGAGGGTGCTTTAGGCACCATCAGTGAAACAAATTGCCTCATTCTCAGCCCAGGTTCCTACGGCAAGGGCTTCTGAGATTCGTGTCTAACCGGTGGCATTTTGACCATTTTTTCGGAGTTCCCGAGGCAGGCTCCATGCCAGCTGTGCTCCCCAGGTGCGAGCTCCTCAGGGAACCTGGCCAGGTCAGGCATGCAAAGGGATAAGGGCCACAGACTCACGTGCTTGCTTCTTCAGCTCCTCATCCTCCCCGTCCGTGAAGATGAAGgtctgaaagagaagatgagGCACCTTTGAGGACTGAGGAGTTGAGGCCACACAGCTCTGGACACCACCTGGCACAGCACTGGGGATCGGTCCCGCTGGGGCACTGCTGGTGACTTCTTCCTCCTCGCTAAAACCCAAAGCGGCACAAGCGCACCAGGCAAACCCATGACACACTCAGCCTCAGACCAAGAAGGGTGCCAATCTGTTCTGGCAGGACACGGCACGCAAACGCCGTACCTCACCGGGATGCAAACCCCAGCCCGCTCCAGCACCCGTGCTGAGCATCCCCATCCTCTCGCCTTTTCcatgaggcagcagcaggcaggaggattTTGGGCAATGTGagggctgtccccagcatgAGGTGGGTGCACAGAGAGGAGCAGGTAATGGGGAGTGGGTGCAGAGCACAGCTCGACCTGAGCAGAGACTTCAGACTTTAGCCGGCACGGCTGGCACGTGCGGCCGGGGATGCCAAAGCAGCCGCCcggcagctctccctgcccaggcaggTGTGTTTGCCCACAGCACCGGCTGCCAACCACGTCCCCACCTGGGTCAACAGCACATGGCTGTCCCCAGTCACTTGCACAACACCCCCATGGCTCCTCTccgctccctgtcccctcccagggtGGCTGAGCCGGTGCCTGCGGGTGCCCCTTGCCAGCTCCCAGGAGGGGACGGTCCCTCGCTGCCCACCCCAGCACGGTCCCCACGGTGCCAGGCAGCACCctaccccctccccagccacccaAGCTGCCTGCCCGGCTGCACTCCTCTATTTACACAGCTAATTCCTGGCATATGCCACCCAGGAAGGAGGATTGGTGGGGGCTGCTGTTGGCCTGGGATTTGGGGAAGGGcgagaagcaggaggagagagcagggggTGGGAAAGGCATTGCCATCAATCAGCGGGCAGCAAACAAAGCTGGAGGAGAGAAACCACAACCAGCTGCCAAGCGCTATTAAAAACCAGACGTGCACAAAagggcaaaggaagaaagacaaaagggctgggggaaaggcaggaggCGGCGGAGGGGGGATGATGGAGCCCGAGCGCTGGGGATGATGAATTACAAGTGAGCTGGAAATTGGGTGCCACCCCACAGCCTGCCGGCCCCAGGAACGCGctggggttttgtggtttgtttgagGAGGTGGGTACAATAGCTGGGTTGACTTTACTCAGTGGAGGAGAGTTAAGCGGGCAGCGGCGGTCATTAGCATACAGCTGCGCTGGTTAACCCGGCTGGCCGGTGTTTGCTCAGGTCCCGAGCGGGGAGGCTGGTGGGGAGAGCCCAGATCTGCAGGACAGCTGAATaggaggggaggagggtgcGTTCCTGGGGACGGGGCTACAAGTGACCTGTTGGGcttgaaaaggagaagagaaaaagaaaaaaaaaaaaggatggaggAGGTGGGAAGGTAAGTTCTCACAAATGCATAGCCCACCATGCAGCCCTGCTTTTGGGGAGGAATAGGGTCCTCCATGGGTCAGGAAGGCTGTGAGCAAAGGGTTAGGGGATGGGGGACCTTCTGATGAGGAGGGGacagctgggggacagggacctTAGCCCATTGGCTGCAGGGCCAAGGATGCCCATGGTCATCACAGCCCTGGGACACGTGTCACTGCTGGGGTGGAACAGGGTTAGTGCTGtgtgtggaggaggaggagatcaCCCCCAACCACTGCAGGGTCCAGCCAGCATCTCGCTGCTGGTCCCCGTTTCACCCAGGTGCTCAGGGAGGGgtcaggcagctgctgggggtACAAGCTCacacagggcagggggagacCATCCAAGGATGCTCAAGATGACCCCACCACAAGCCCTTTCTCATCCACCCCGAGACACATGGTACCCCAGCACATCCACCCCCAGGCTCCAGCCCCGCCggagggggacgggggaggcaggggacaCACAGCGTCCACGCAGGCGagacagaaaatgtttgcttgATTAGCTCAGAAACGCCGTCCAGCAACTGTGCCTTCAGCCACTCCAAAAATAACCCTGCAACTAAtcctccagctcagctgctATAAATAGGCCACAGGGACAATTGTTTATTACTCGCCCACACCAAAAGGCTTCATCCTAACGAGGCATCTTCCCTCTGGGCTCTCCCCACATACATCCCCCTAATTTTCCTGGTGCGGGTGGACCAGGTGGCACCTTGGGTACCAGGACAGGGACACGCAGCCCTGCAAGTCACCTCACAGGGGCTACTGGGTCCTCACAGgttccccacctccctcccagccccaccacaaaatacaattaaaagtagaagaattattttttaactaatttGTCTGCATTTCTCAGGTGGGGGGGCTGTGCCCTTCCTGCTCAGCCCCTTGCcttggggctgcagggcagaggagcagagatgccagctgagcctgggaggggacaggccAGGAAAGGATGGGGACAAGAAAACCCCATGTTAGTGTGACAAGGAAAAACCATGGATCAGCCTTTGGCATCCCCAGTGCAGGGCACTGCAAACCAGGCGCTGCCCTGATGCCCAGAGGAATAAGTGGGATGGGACATGGTAACCGTCACCTACCAAGCCACCATCTCCAGACCCAAAAGCAGCAGGACCAGGTCACCACCCCTCTCCCAGGCAGAAAGCACCCAAAGCCCTTACACCCACTCCCCTCCGCCTCTCCCCCACTTGACCCCCATGCCAGCCGTGGCACCGAGGGGTGCCAGGACCTCTTGGGCCCCCCCGCAGTAACTTTTCCTGCGGGGTGCAGGAGAGGAAGGGCCCAgtgcaccccccagcccctgcaggaAACCTCATTGTTCTCAAAACTGCAGCTTCAAGAAACACAGGATGCCAAATCCCTCCTGAACAATAGCTGCCACCGCTCCATACAGCCCTGCACAATGCAGGGCCCCTGCGTACGGGGACCGAGAGGCACCGGGGTCCCTACGGCTGGGATGGGGTCAGctccccccagctgcctgcaaggagccaggcagcctcctgcctccttcttgcccttggGGAGGgcccatttctttttgtctttttttttttttgccctccCCTTCATTTCTCCTTTCGCGGTGACTCATTTCCCCCTCCAACGACCGAGCTCATGGGTCGCTCATGGCTGGGTGCTGCGCAAGGCGTCCCGCCAGCCACGGCCACCCCGGGGTCATCCTGCCCCCAGCTGTGCCGCCTGGCCGAGTGGCCCGGCCGGCTTCCTGGGGTGACACACACTCAGCAGACCCCACGCCCGCCATGACcccaccttccccagcagcacacCCACTGAAAAGGGGAACCTCGGCCAGGCAGACACCCCTGTGACCCTGTGGTGCACAAATCCTGTCCCCACACCATGTCTCACTTCCCCATGCTGGGAGAGGATagagcaccccagcacccacctaCACAGCACCcggggggctgcaccccctTCCACCCCAAGGACAAGGGGGTAACAGCCACCCTACTTGGGtgcagggggaaggaggcagtgaagaggtgctggggggggggggctcagcctCCAGCTGGCCAAGGGGCTCCAGGGGGAGGCAAGGGTGCTGCCAGAGCAGGTCCCTGCCCAGCTTTGTGTCCCCCGCAGCAGATGTTTTCCCTCCAGCCTGAAGGGGTTAGGAGGGGAAATCCCCTCCCTGCTTGGATGGGTTGGGAGCAGCACAATGGCAGTGTCCCTGCGATGGCAGCGTCCCCACTCCCACGTGGCGGTGGCTTTCCCCAGGACTGGGGGGGGGATCTGTGCTGGCACAGGAGTCCTGGGGCTGGGACCCgcagaggcagggaaggggcttgCAAGGCCGCAGGCCCTTCCTCATCCCGCTCCTTTCAGCACGAGGAAGAATCCTccactgtaattttaaatgctataattttttaataacctCCTTGCAAACAATGACCTCATTGTGCAGCGAGGGTCCCCCACCCTCCCGCCTAGCGCTCCACACGCGCTGCTCACCAGCTCTGGGGCTTTTATGGACAAGGACGGCAACATCGTTTGGGGCAGGCAATTAAGGGGCCCCCAGGCCCAAAAACcacacaggctgcccaggggggcagcagggagggaccATCACACATGAGCTGAGTTCAGCAGTGCTCAGCAGGCTCTGGCACACAGCCCAGGCCTGGGGGAGCCAGCTGCACCATGGAGCTGGTTTGGTATGAGCAGCCCCCCAGTCCCAGCTGCTCCGGTGGGAGCCCAAGTGGGACACGCATGCCAACACACTCCACCACGGCCACCCCAAGGATGGGGACCCTGGCCAAGGTGCTAGAGAAGTTTGGGAGCTGCCATCAGAGGAGCGTGCTCTCTGGAAGGCAAACCCATTCCCTCTGCCCTGAGAGCAGGAATTTTTCGAAGCCTGCAATTACCACGCCGAACTGGAGGAAGCCAGCAGATCCCACGCTGGCGGGACGGCAGCCCAGCCCAGACCCCTCGCAGGCACCGCAGCGTGTGCCGAGCAGCCCGGCCGCCTTCGGGGTGCCCCGGGGACAGGGGACATTTCTTATGCAACTCTGCCACTGCAAATCACCCGACTCAGCAGGAAACCAGTGGGTTTGGACTCGCTCCTGTGCAGGATTTCTGCCTAATGGCCATTTTCCTGccccctctcttttctttcaagtgcAAAGTTTCCCCAGACTGCACTCCAGCATCCTAAGGATACTGAGACAGCTGGAAACTCTCCCCAAAGCAAGGAGGGGGAAACTCTCCTCCAACAGCAGCTTGTCTGGCCTGGACTGTGCAAGCCAGGGAGCAGATTTAGAAGGGAATAGGGATCTGTGCTCCCcatgcagagagaagcaggaaggagaagggggtACCCATTGCAGGGTCTtggaggggacagagggcaGGAAACAGGGACTATTGTGGGCAGAACAAAGAGCAGCCAAGGAAGGACACAATAGCTATTCTCCCTATCTGCCAGGGTCCAGGCCGGAGTTACCTGCTGGATTTAACCCCTTCTTGCCAGTGCCCgcatccctcctccccagagAACCGCCTGGCTAATGAACAGCCAAGAGGGAGGTTGGGGTTTGATGCGAGAGGAGGGTCAGGGGAAGGAGCGACATGGCATCAGGCGTGGGGGATTCTCAGCCCTTGGGCAGGAACTTCCCCATGTTGGCAAAGCAGCACATGCACCTGAGTGCCGTTAGCAAACCAAGAGCGAGAGAGGGACAGGATGAGCAGAGACGGGCCTGACTCAGACCAAGACAGATGTTTGAGCAAAGGCAGCACCCCGCTGTCACCACACCACCGTCCTGGGGCCAAAACCATGGGGCCAGGCAAGGAGGGAGATGCAGGAACCGCACAGCCCGCCCTGGACAGGGAAGTGATGGAGAGGAGCCCCATGGCACCAATCCTGCACTCTGCAGGCAAAAATCCCCAACTTGATGCCAAGTTTGGGGGAGCCCAGGGTGCCCCAAAGCTTCCCAGAGACAGCAGCCAGGTCAGCGTGGGAAGACGGGAGCCAGTTGCCACCAGCAGTGTGGGTTCATCCCCTCTGTCTccgtgtgtccccccagccctcaCTTTGCTCCGCAGGAGTTTGTGCCACCTCCAGCTCTCTCGGCAGCTCCTTGTCCTCAAGTGCTGTACAAGATCCGTCACTCAGCGGCTTGGCTTGTCAGGCGGGCACCTCGCCGGGCTGCGGCCCCCCTGGCTTCACGGCCCTCATCTCTAGGCAACCTGACCTGGACACCGCTGGCTCCGGCTCCCCCGTTCCCATGGAAAGTGCCACACAAGAGGCTGCGAAGCCTTTTCTCTGCGCCAGGAGAAAAGGGGCTTTGTTAGCTTGCCCAGGGGGACAGCGTGAGAGCCGAGCCTCGGGTCTCTGGGAATCCAAACGGACAAACgaagcacaacaaaaaaaacctagaagAAAGCCGGAGCTCacaagagggagggaaaaaaaaagagcatctaTTCCCAGGATCATCTGTAGGTGCTCAAAGagcatttccccccccctctACTTGCCACCCCCTCGCAGTGACAGCAGA
Above is a genomic segment from Ciconia boyciana chromosome 13, ASM3463844v1, whole genome shotgun sequence containing:
- the LFNG gene encoding beta-1,3-N-acetylglucosaminyltransferase lunatic fringe, with translation MLKSCGRKLLLSLVGSMFTCLLVLMVEPPGRPGLARGEAGGAQRALQSLGAAAAVAPPAGQGPPGLRSFADYFGRLSRARRELPAAPPSPPRPPAEDISPRDVFIAVKTTKKFHKARLELLLDTWISRNRDMTFIFTDGEDEELKKQARNVINTNCSAAHSRQALSCKMAVEYDKFIESGRKWFCHVDDDNYVNVRMLVKLLSSYPHTQDIYIGKPSLDRPIQATERISENKMHPVHFWFATGGAGFCISRGLALKMSPWASGGHFMSTAEKIRLPDDCTIGYIIESVLGVKLIRSNLFHSHLENLHQVPKTEIHKQVTLSYGMFENKRNSIHMKGAFSVEEDPSRFRSVHCLLYPDTPWCPANVVY